In Prevotella sp. HUN102, the genomic window CGAACAACGTAGCCCCATCGGGCAGCAGCTTCTTGTCCTCATTCAATTCCTCGTAACCGCCCAATGCGGATATGCCAGCATAAAGAAACACGTTCTTGCCATTGTCGGAGAGTATCGGGTGCATATAGCCCACCTGCAAAAGCGCATCTTTGAGCTTTACGCCATAATCCCTATACGGCATATTCTGCTGTTCATACTCAACTCCTACAAAGGAGTAGTTCTCTCGTTTCAAGTAACGGGTAAGCGATACCCCAACACCGAAGTTATCCTTGGCAAAGAACTTTTCTCCTTTGATAAGGGGAACGCTGCCCATGACTTCCATTCCTTTCTGTTTGGGTATCAGCCGTTGGGCGTGCGATGGCAGACTGAAAGTCATTGCCACCGCCACGCAAACCGATAAAATGAGTTTCTTCTTCATAGCACCTACCATTTGAGTTTGAGGTTGTCAATCTTCTTGGCGAGCAACAGGTCTTCCTGCTCGACATAAAAGGTCAGCGTGCACCCTCCGTTTCGCTCGTAGAGCGTTACCTCTAATTGCTTGTCCTCCGAGAGAGCAAACTGTTCCAACACAAACACGGAATGCTCGCTATCCTTACCCTTTACCTGCATCACCTGATGGTAGGCACGCAGGGGCTGAAGTACCTGTTCCTGTATGGCGGTGCGCTTTGCCACCTTCTTATCCACTACCTTGAACGTGATGAAATCGACCGAGTACGGCATGTTCGTGCCGTTTTCCATACGAGTGTGGAAATACAGCAAGCCGTTATGGGCATACAAGCCACGGAGCAGGAACTTCATGCCGAACTGCTGCGTACCGATATGCTTGATGGTGCGTTTGTCATTCTGATAGATGGTCTGCATCATCAGCTTTACCAAGACGGGCGACTCGTTGCCGAGTTCCTTGAAATAGATGTCGGCACGGTTGCTCGGCAATCGTCCTTCTGTTGTAGAGAGAAAATCTTTCATCTCCACGCTGAGCTTCTCCGGCTCGTCGGCATATTTTACGTTAAAGGCGTAAAACGAGCCGTCTTCGCAAATAACGCTCATATTGGTCTCCGTTTCAAAGTCCTTGACGGCAGCCTTCACGCGCAGTACGTTCTCCGCATCCTCCGCCTTACCTGCAATGATGTTCTGTGAACCCAAGTCCACATAGCGAACGGCAGAGGGGAAGATGAGATGCACGGTCTTGTCGAAGGTAACGTCCAAACCGTAAGGCAGGACGACACGCCCATTAGGAATGGCACGGCTCATGCCTTGAAAGAGTTCGCCCGAAGAGAGAGGACGATTAGGCATAAGCGGTGTGCCGTTGTTGATGTCTTGTGCAGTGGCTGTCGCTCC contains:
- a CDS encoding conjugal transfer protein TraO, whose product is MVGAMKKKLILSVCVAVAMTFSLPSHAQRLIPKQKGMEVMGSVPLIKGEKFFAKDNFGVGVSLTRYLKRENYSFVGVEYEQQNMPYRDYGVKLKDALLQVGYMHPILSDNGKNVFLYAGISALGGYEELNEDKKLLPDGATLFDRSRFVYGGAVHGSVEVFLTDRLLFLVKAQGRFLFGTDIHHFRPALSAGLRFNF
- the traN gene encoding conjugative transposon protein TraN yields the protein MKKLILSMALLATMGATATAQDINNGTPLMPNRPLSSGELFQGMSRAIPNGRVVLPYGLDVTFDKTVHLIFPSAVRYVDLGSQNIIAGKAEDAENVLRVKAAVKDFETETNMSVICEDGSFYAFNVKYADEPEKLSVEMKDFLSTTEGRLPSNRADIYFKELGNESPVLVKLMMQTIYQNDKRTIKHIGTQQFGMKFLLRGLYAHNGLLYFHTRMENGTNMPYSVDFITFKVVDKKVAKRTAIQEQVLQPLRAYHQVMQVKGKDSEHSVFVLEQFALSEDKQLEVTLYERNGGCTLTFYVEQEDLLLAKKIDNLKLKW